Proteins found in one Terribacillus sp. DMT04 genomic segment:
- a CDS encoding SDR family NAD(P)-dependent oxidoreductase: MKEFQNKVILITGAAGGIGSAAAVAFAEAGAKLALVDLSRTALEEAAASIDTEKLLLAADVTNEQDTARYVQETLNRFGRIDVFINHAGVSGDFLPITEQTAESLHEVLQVNVVGAFLGLKHVLRVMIQQKGGAVVNTACAGSLLGGPGMSTYVASKHALLGLNKTAALEVAEYGIRVNAICPSAADTEWMDAIETKAASGLEEAARRGFEASVPMNRYAEVKEITDVMLFLASNKASFITGSYFRIDGGQGTTSV; encoded by the coding sequence GTGAAAGAATTCCAAAATAAGGTCATATTAATCACTGGTGCTGCGGGCGGTATTGGATCAGCTGCAGCCGTAGCTTTTGCAGAAGCAGGTGCAAAACTCGCTTTAGTTGATCTATCACGAACAGCTTTAGAAGAAGCAGCTGCTTCTATTGATACAGAAAAGCTTCTGCTGGCGGCTGATGTGACGAATGAACAAGATACAGCACGCTACGTTCAAGAAACGCTCAACCGCTTTGGACGTATTGATGTATTTATTAATCATGCTGGCGTTAGTGGTGATTTTCTTCCCATAACAGAACAGACAGCAGAAAGTCTTCATGAAGTGCTCCAAGTCAATGTTGTCGGCGCTTTTCTTGGATTAAAGCATGTGCTGCGTGTTATGATACAGCAAAAAGGCGGTGCTGTCGTCAATACTGCATGTGCTGGGAGCTTGCTGGGCGGTCCTGGCATGAGCACGTATGTAGCTTCCAAGCACGCTCTGCTTGGCTTGAATAAGACTGCCGCATTAGAGGTAGCAGAGTATGGAATACGTGTGAACGCCATATGTCCTTCGGCAGCTGATACAGAGTGGATGGATGCGATTGAAACCAAAGCCGCCAGCGGACTTGAAGAAGCCGCACGCCGCGGTTTTGAAGCGAGTGTACCGATGAATCGATATGCAGAAGTGAAAGAAATTACCGATGTTATGCTCTTTCTTGCTTCTAATAAAGCTAGTTTTATTACTGGTTCTTATTTCCGCATTGACGGCGGACAAGGAACTACTTCCGTATAA
- a CDS encoding EamA family transporter has translation MAYTHPESNPQHKPKLGLALILLSAAFTSVGQLLWKIADGEINFPLLVGCVCYGAGAVTMITAFRFGKLSVLHPMLSLGYVFALFMGAFFLEEPISLMHIIGTALIIVGAILIGGGDN, from the coding sequence ATGGCGTACACGCATCCCGAAAGTAATCCGCAGCATAAGCCAAAGCTTGGCCTTGCGTTAATTCTGCTGTCTGCAGCTTTCACGAGTGTTGGACAGCTATTATGGAAAATTGCGGATGGAGAGATTAATTTTCCGCTCCTGGTTGGGTGCGTTTGTTATGGTGCAGGTGCAGTAACGATGATAACGGCGTTTCGATTTGGGAAGCTAAGCGTACTGCATCCGATGCTGAGCCTTGGTTATGTATTTGCTCTATTCATGGGAGCGTTTTTCTTAGAAGAGCCTATTTCGCTCATGCATATCATTGGCACAGCGTTAATTATTGTAGGTGCTATCTTGATTGGAGGCGGTGACAATTAG
- a CDS encoding glycosyltransferase family 2 protein, with the protein MKIAVLIPCYNEEQTIGDVIESFRKQLPNADIYVFDNNSKDKTSEVARKHGAIVRQEFQQGKGHVVRSMFRNIDADCYVMVDGDNTYPAEFVHDLIAPIQEGRANMVIGDRLSNGTYVKENKRKFHNLGNTMVKNCINFLYKKKLSDIMTGYRAFDRLFVKTMPIMSPGFEIETEMTIHALDKRLSIVEVPILYRDRPEGSYSKLNTLADGRKVLYKIFTLFKEYKPMLFFTAWSMLFFVLGLVVGIPVIVEYFNTQFITRVPSAILAVGLIVLSVLSFGCGAILDTVASNQRKQYELELNRIQAETKPKPVQGMTRTGGSM; encoded by the coding sequence TTGAAAATAGCTGTATTGATTCCATGCTACAACGAGGAACAGACTATCGGTGACGTAATTGAGTCTTTCAGGAAACAGCTGCCGAATGCAGATATATATGTGTTCGACAATAATTCAAAAGACAAAACGAGTGAAGTAGCACGAAAGCATGGTGCGATTGTCCGCCAAGAATTCCAGCAAGGGAAAGGACATGTGGTTCGATCCATGTTTCGCAATATTGATGCTGACTGTTATGTGATGGTGGATGGTGACAACACATATCCGGCTGAATTTGTCCATGATCTGATTGCACCAATCCAAGAAGGACGAGCCAACATGGTTATTGGTGACAGACTGTCCAATGGTACGTATGTGAAAGAAAATAAACGCAAGTTCCATAACCTTGGCAATACGATGGTAAAAAACTGCATCAACTTTCTTTATAAAAAGAAACTTAGCGACATTATGACCGGCTACCGTGCTTTTGACCGCTTGTTTGTTAAAACAATGCCGATTATGAGCCCTGGTTTCGAGATTGAAACAGAAATGACAATCCACGCATTAGACAAGCGGCTGTCGATTGTCGAAGTGCCGATTTTGTATCGGGACCGTCCAGAAGGAAGTTATTCAAAACTGAATACATTAGCAGACGGACGCAAAGTATTGTATAAGATTTTTACGCTATTCAAGGAGTATAAACCGATGCTGTTTTTCACAGCGTGGTCCATGCTGTTTTTTGTGCTCGGTTTAGTTGTCGGAATACCAGTTATCGTTGAATACTTCAATACGCAATTCATCACTCGGGTGCCTTCTGCGATTCTGGCTGTCGGGTTGATTGTCCTATCGGTGCTGAGCTTCGGCTGCGGTGCCATACTGGATACTGTAGCTTCCAATCAGCGCAAGCAGTACGAATTAGAATTGAATCGAATTCAAGCTGAAACGAAACCAAAACCTGTCCAAGGTATGACCAGAACTGGAGGCTCTATGTAA
- a CDS encoding glycosyltransferase family 4 protein translates to MKVHLIANMYPSKEHPNYGVFVENTEKILAQAGASFDRTVVTKQSSSIGKLLAYGSHFFRIIGKSIFRKYDVTYVHYATHNSIPVLIAKKLNKNMVVYTNVHGSDVVPEFKKREKYQPYVKRLLEVSDTVITPSAYYKQLVLQKYGLTNRIEIFPSGGINKETFYEKDPQHAYQELQLNTSYKYIGFVGRIDRGKGWDVYLKAAKLLKQQGRLNNYKLLFIGDGLEKEAFEEMVDSYGLREVLVHFPLLPQQKLNSVYNSMEIFCFPTMREGESLGLVGLEAMACGTPVIGSRMAGLLDYMEHGQNGFFFEPGSADELAASIITYMDLPEETKQMIKAGARKTAASYEVDAIKPRLTKIFSV, encoded by the coding sequence ATGAAAGTTCATTTAATCGCTAACATGTATCCAAGCAAAGAACATCCCAACTATGGCGTGTTCGTCGAGAATACAGAAAAGATACTTGCACAGGCTGGTGCAAGTTTTGACCGCACTGTCGTCACGAAACAATCAAGCTCCATCGGCAAGCTGCTAGCATACGGAAGTCATTTTTTTCGCATAATCGGTAAATCTATCTTTCGGAAGTATGATGTTACTTATGTGCACTATGCCACGCATAATTCCATTCCCGTGTTAATAGCGAAAAAGCTGAATAAAAATATGGTAGTTTATACAAATGTGCATGGCAGTGATGTGGTGCCTGAATTCAAGAAAAGGGAGAAATACCAGCCTTATGTAAAGCGGCTGTTGGAGGTATCTGACACTGTAATTACGCCAAGCGCGTATTACAAGCAGCTCGTACTGCAAAAATACGGACTGACCAATCGGATTGAAATCTTCCCTTCAGGCGGCATTAATAAGGAAACCTTCTATGAAAAAGATCCGCAGCATGCTTATCAAGAATTACAGCTGAATACTTCCTATAAATATATTGGGTTTGTCGGCCGCATCGACCGGGGCAAAGGCTGGGATGTTTATTTGAAAGCTGCGAAACTATTAAAGCAGCAAGGCAGATTGAACAACTACAAGCTATTGTTCATCGGTGATGGTTTAGAAAAGGAAGCATTTGAGGAGATGGTAGACAGCTATGGTCTAAGGGAAGTGCTTGTTCATTTCCCGCTGCTGCCCCAACAAAAGCTGAACAGTGTCTACAATAGTATGGAGATTTTCTGTTTTCCAACCATGCGCGAAGGAGAAAGTCTTGGTTTAGTTGGATTGGAGGCGATGGCCTGCGGCACACCTGTAATTGGCAGCCGTATGGCCGGATTGCTTGATTATATGGAGCATGGCCAAAATGGCTTTTTTTTTGAGCCTGGTTCAGCAGATGAACTGGCTGCCAGCATCATTACCTATATGGATCTGCCGGAAGAAACCAAGCAGATGATAAAAGCAGGTGCCCGAAAAACTGCTGCCTCCTATGAGGTGGACGCAATAAAGCCACGTCTTACAAAGATATTTTCCGTTTAA
- a CDS encoding AbrB/MazE/SpoVT family DNA-binding domain-containing protein, which translates to MKSTGITRRVDHLGRVVVPKEIRREFGIEEKDPVEIFVEGDKIIFRKYQPGFTCAITGEITAENKQYADNLYLSPEGARILYDRLKDELESK; encoded by the coding sequence ATGAAAAGCACTGGAATTACAAGACGCGTGGACCATCTTGGCCGTGTTGTTGTACCGAAAGAGATTAGAAGAGAGTTCGGCATTGAGGAAAAAGATCCAGTGGAGATCTTTGTTGAAGGAGATAAGATCATCTTCCGAAAATATCAGCCTGGTTTTACTTGTGCAATAACCGGAGAGATTACAGCAGAGAATAAGCAGTACGCAGATAATTTATACCTTAGTCCGGAAGGTGCGCGTATTCTTTACGATAGATTGAAAGATGAATTAGAGTCCAAATAA
- a CDS encoding cell wall-binding repeat-containing protein, producing the protein MEKNRSSIAFVLFAGLFLACLAVFQPLHVQAEENIYTFATGTNTVQLSDGKAAKVTNQENGTLQITGDIGELYTSTIPDADVASIKEAIMKNESYLVVEYRTHGTAQALRFDILHVTAESLERIYQSELFEGARLTVDQEKAAVEVSYPKIEQHVPLAAPTEVYIEAFKVTPQQVQSEGKRTEAADKGVKRSMFRASSVDHANPSYAEISQKLTDAANAYNVPPEIVKSIAFRESGWKQYWTGSTPSYQQSCSIADGSNVVIGYDCIGIGIMQVSDYNRGDKEEINRLMHDIDYNIERGMKILKDKWNEANAKAESGLPYNLIPVVNDGNPDKLENWYFAILAYNGRLERNDPIANPQTAYQELVYKEMENQSLISTTPFPTHLLTPGRITGKLGTYFSFQTDHIATPGPLHESTQNFQKGSTAYVTASNLTLRSSPNGSKIGSLPRGEKLTITGNYQTNNSNVNHYVWYPVRTSSGKSGYVASGYLSKAPVVVHNLEGARRNATSASISNYGWHLESPKAVVLGRSDLPIDAFTGSVLAAQLDSPLLLTDQDRLEQVTITEIDRLNPSTIYIIGAEPAISRNVENELRKKFPGSSIKRIAGSHRYATAVEVAGEVREVASKPSEIFLAVGDEKSPDALTIGPHAGKEGIPILLTRTGTLHEEVKKYIRNNAIRKVTIIGSETVVSKRVVNQVKQLGASVERVYGPDRYATNTAVIKKYYGSNPDKVFFANGQTTVDSLSGAPLGAKYDAPIVLTRPNAVTKPTRAFLSRIGKQPEVFYLGSEAAIADRTRSELQRILQ; encoded by the coding sequence GTGGAAAAGAACAGATCATCGATAGCGTTTGTCCTTTTTGCGGGCCTATTTCTCGCTTGCTTGGCAGTGTTTCAGCCATTACATGTTCAAGCCGAAGAAAATATCTATACTTTTGCCACAGGTACAAACACCGTGCAATTGTCAGATGGAAAAGCAGCTAAGGTTACGAACCAAGAGAATGGCACGCTGCAAATTACTGGAGACATAGGGGAACTTTATACATCCACTATTCCGGATGCAGATGTAGCTTCCATTAAAGAAGCAATCATGAAGAATGAATCTTATTTGGTTGTGGAGTACCGAACGCACGGTACTGCACAGGCGCTGCGGTTTGATATCTTACATGTCACAGCAGAAAGTCTGGAACGTATTTATCAATCTGAATTATTTGAAGGAGCTCGACTGACAGTAGATCAAGAAAAAGCAGCAGTGGAAGTCAGCTATCCAAAGATAGAACAACATGTCCCGTTGGCAGCCCCAACCGAAGTGTATATCGAGGCATTTAAAGTTACGCCGCAGCAAGTACAGTCAGAAGGAAAGCGTACCGAAGCGGCAGATAAGGGTGTGAAACGAAGTATGTTCCGCGCAAGTTCTGTGGATCATGCGAATCCAAGTTATGCTGAAATTAGCCAGAAGCTGACGGACGCAGCCAATGCGTACAATGTGCCGCCGGAGATTGTGAAGTCAATCGCCTTTCGCGAAAGCGGCTGGAAGCAGTACTGGACGGGCAGCACACCTTCCTATCAGCAATCATGCTCAATTGCAGATGGTTCAAATGTCGTAATAGGCTATGATTGTATCGGAATCGGTATTATGCAGGTTTCCGATTATAATCGCGGCGATAAAGAAGAGATAAATCGTCTCATGCATGACATCGATTATAACATTGAGCGCGGAATGAAGATTCTAAAGGATAAGTGGAACGAAGCAAATGCAAAAGCGGAATCGGGCTTGCCTTATAACTTAATTCCGGTAGTAAACGATGGAAATCCTGATAAACTGGAAAACTGGTATTTTGCTATTCTAGCTTATAACGGCAGGTTAGAACGCAATGATCCGATTGCCAACCCCCAAACAGCATATCAGGAGCTTGTTTATAAGGAGATGGAGAATCAGTCGTTAATTTCCACGACACCATTCCCGACGCACTTACTGACTCCTGGCAGGATCACAGGAAAGCTCGGCACGTACTTCTCGTTTCAAACTGATCACATAGCTACTCCAGGCCCCTTGCACGAAAGCACACAGAACTTCCAGAAAGGCAGCACCGCTTATGTCACGGCTAGCAATCTGACATTACGCAGCAGCCCAAATGGTTCAAAAATCGGCTCACTGCCTAGGGGAGAGAAACTAACAATAACAGGAAACTACCAAACAAATAATTCAAATGTGAATCATTACGTTTGGTATCCTGTTCGAACAAGCAGCGGGAAAAGCGGTTACGTTGCTAGTGGGTACTTAAGCAAAGCACCTGTTGTGGTGCACAATTTAGAAGGTGCCCGACGCAACGCGACTAGCGCCAGTATTTCCAATTACGGCTGGCACTTAGAATCTCCGAAAGCAGTTGTGCTGGGACGCAGTGATTTGCCGATTGATGCTTTTACCGGAAGCGTCTTGGCAGCACAGCTGGATTCACCGTTATTACTGACAGACCAAGATCGCTTAGAACAAGTGACGATAACGGAAATTGACAGATTAAATCCTTCAACAATCTATATTATCGGCGCAGAACCAGCTATCTCAAGAAATGTAGAAAATGAGCTGCGTAAAAAGTTCCCAGGAAGCAGCATAAAACGTATTGCTGGCTCCCACCGATATGCAACAGCTGTTGAGGTAGCAGGAGAAGTGAGAGAAGTGGCTAGTAAGCCTTCGGAGATTTTCTTGGCTGTCGGAGATGAAAAATCACCAGATGCGCTGACAATTGGACCGCATGCCGGTAAAGAAGGTATCCCAATCTTATTGACAAGAACAGGTACACTGCACGAAGAAGTGAAGAAGTATATAAGAAACAATGCTATTAGAAAAGTAACCATCATCGGCAGTGAAACAGTCGTTTCAAAACGTGTAGTGAACCAGGTGAAGCAACTAGGAGCATCTGTCGAACGAGTTTATGGACCTGACCGTTATGCAACCAATACAGCTGTTATTAAGAAGTACTATGGATCTAATCCGGATAAAGTGTTCTTTGCTAATGGTCAAACGACAGTAGATAGCTTGTCCGGAGCGCCGCTGGGAGCAAAGTATGATGCTCCAATCGTGTTAACGAGACCAAACGCAGTGACGAAACCTACACGAGCATTCTTAAGCCGAATTGGGAAGCAACCAGAGGTATTCTATCTCGGATCAGAAGCAGCAATAGCGGATCGTACACGCAGCGAGCTTCAACGTATTCTGCAGTAA
- a CDS encoding EamA family transporter — MTISWVLLLSCTLLGAIGGFYFKRASDPLMNTYRTLFIGLVCYGSAALINIYVLTLLPYSVVFPLTAITYVWTLLLSYYFLKERIKMRQTIGVGLLVAGAACLVL, encoded by the coding sequence GTGACAATTAGCTGGGTCTTGTTACTGTCTTGCACACTGCTCGGAGCCATTGGCGGATTCTACTTCAAACGCGCCAGCGATCCGCTGATGAACACCTATCGTACTTTATTTATTGGCCTTGTCTGCTACGGTTCAGCAGCTTTAATCAATATTTACGTGCTGACGTTGCTTCCCTACTCGGTCGTCTTCCCACTGACGGCGATCACCTATGTGTGGACGCTCTTACTTTCGTATTATTTTCTAAAGGAGCGTATTAAGATGAGGCAAACAATCGGTGTCGGGCTGCTTGTTGCCGGCGCCGCATGCCTTGTCCTCTAG
- a CDS encoding TetR/AcrR family transcriptional regulator — MNGKTDRRSRRSINALKRAYVDLVLAEEEKRISIQQIADKADYNRGTFYKHFADKESLKERILQDFLDGIAIALLEPYKHSAYVNLQEQAPSTMRIFTHIYEERHVLQALRILYSDIHDKMLNVFVECLSGDIYMETEEPSIPVDYDLMIHFQMAATVGFIMRWADTDFKFSTLHLSQQFTELVRVRPYRLINKNIAEEKDSHS; from the coding sequence ATGAATGGGAAGACAGATCGTCGCAGCAGGAGAAGCATCAATGCACTCAAGCGAGCATACGTTGACTTGGTTTTAGCAGAAGAAGAGAAACGTATCAGCATTCAGCAAATTGCTGATAAAGCGGATTATAATCGTGGTACTTTTTACAAGCACTTTGCTGATAAAGAGAGCTTGAAAGAAAGAATTTTGCAGGATTTTTTGGATGGTATTGCAATAGCATTGCTAGAGCCGTATAAACATAGTGCGTATGTTAATCTGCAAGAGCAGGCTCCGTCAACGATGCGGATATTTACGCATATCTATGAGGAGAGACACGTATTGCAGGCGCTGCGCATTTTGTATTCAGATATCCATGACAAGATGCTGAACGTTTTCGTGGAGTGCTTATCTGGTGATATATATATGGAAACGGAGGAACCAAGTATCCCAGTAGATTATGATTTGATGATTCATTTTCAAATGGCAGCTACTGTTGGTTTTATCATGCGTTGGGCGGATACAGACTTTAAGTTTTCCACTTTACATTTATCCCAGCAATTCACAGAGCTCGTGAGGGTGCGTCCTTACAGGCTAATTAATAAGAATATAGCAGAAGAAAAAGACTCCCATTCATGA
- a CDS encoding efflux RND transporter periplasmic adaptor subunit: MIKKIFLPAAAVLVLLNIGLLFWDDEGRIGRTNFIQDWEQVMAQDVEETLSAPAVLTSADEIPVYLQPASGSLSEMLVEKGDAVEEGDDLFTYHVRDYTTTHQELSASITTLEEQTAAVEQAMNQIDEIDVAAGALPTDIAIPETFENADVVNEESAGTEAISEALQQASEEQTAQIQEHYRISLEKELAEKQAALAAAEEQLSALEDTGEYITVTSPAAGTIKDIAVPGEAPVITINSSDLVISGELEEAERKQVQSGMTVKAAVADDGIVLEGEITELADQPASIKDKTSFYTFEATYQSEEEQAEKLVAGYHLKTDILLAYASQAPAVKPDQIKDGKVWTMANGQAFTTNVKVGATNDKQAAITSGMEPGTTIPARAGDYYDNEPFVTPWKPQQISWSDFRESFTSYEFLLGLLDY, translated from the coding sequence GTGATCAAGAAAATTTTTCTGCCAGCAGCAGCCGTCCTTGTGCTGCTTAACATAGGTCTTCTGTTCTGGGACGATGAAGGTCGAATCGGACGAACGAATTTTATTCAAGACTGGGAACAGGTGATGGCACAGGATGTGGAAGAGACGTTATCTGCTCCGGCTGTACTCACTTCCGCAGATGAAATTCCCGTGTACCTCCAACCAGCTTCTGGTTCGTTATCGGAAATGCTTGTGGAAAAAGGGGATGCAGTTGAAGAAGGCGATGACCTCTTTACTTATCACGTTAGAGATTATACGACAACGCATCAAGAGCTCTCCGCATCTATTACAACGCTAGAGGAGCAGACAGCCGCTGTCGAACAAGCAATGAACCAAATAGATGAAATAGATGTTGCTGCAGGTGCGCTACCAACGGATATCGCTATTCCGGAAACTTTTGAGAATGCAGATGTGGTAAATGAAGAAAGTGCCGGGACAGAAGCAATAAGTGAAGCATTGCAGCAGGCCTCGGAAGAACAGACAGCTCAAATTCAGGAGCATTATCGCATCAGTCTGGAAAAAGAGCTTGCCGAGAAACAAGCGGCCCTGGCTGCGGCAGAAGAACAGCTGTCAGCGTTAGAAGATACAGGTGAATACATCACGGTCACAAGTCCAGCTGCTGGCACAATCAAAGATATTGCTGTGCCTGGAGAAGCGCCTGTCATTACCATTAATAGCAGCGACTTGGTTATTTCCGGGGAGCTAGAAGAAGCAGAACGAAAACAAGTGCAAAGCGGCATGACAGTAAAAGCAGCGGTAGCAGATGATGGTATTGTTTTAGAAGGCGAAATTACGGAGCTGGCAGATCAGCCTGCATCCATCAAGGATAAGACAAGCTTTTATACCTTTGAAGCAACTTATCAATCCGAGGAAGAACAAGCGGAGAAACTAGTGGCAGGTTATCACCTGAAAACAGATATACTGCTTGCATATGCTAGTCAAGCTCCTGCAGTGAAACCAGATCAGATTAAAGATGGAAAGGTTTGGACAATGGCTAACGGACAGGCCTTCACGACGAATGTCAAAGTCGGAGCTACGAACGACAAGCAAGCAGCTATTACTTCAGGAATGGAACCGGGCACAACGATACCAGCTCGAGCAGGCGATTATTATGACAACGAACCGTTTGTAACACCATGGAAACCACAGCAGATCAGTTGGTCAGACTTCCGAGAATCGTTTACAAGCTATGAATTTCTGCTAGGATTGCTGGATTATTGA
- a CDS encoding DUF6020 family protein, whose protein sequence is MLQFRNFLISVAAGFAATISVLAVMQERQDTSLLKYAVLTVISICFFFAFLTFRRGITHAVLERRYILVGIMILSVFTLISLIDWPLFLNRPWYETVIIDFISLATIFCFFSFIAFLLLKGGYVWQRTEVSKWTILWYMLPMIFVWMFYLLAFFPGNMSPDSLNHWRQVENMEFNNWHPFAYTMVILVLTQIWDSPAVIVIFQMLLLSFVYSFGLYSFRQYGLGKRIAWVAAILWAVLPINGIFSTILWKDVVYSTFIVFLTIFVMKTVLQEGKNLRTWSGIATFTIVLVGIAFFRNNGLPIAILTAIGMLIAYRHIWKQLLTPLVLVSALYVIVTGPVFTAYNIQSANPNESMSIPTQQIAAVVSQDGELTEEQLAYLDTILPINDWNAYNPYLTDRIKFHDNFHEDVIIEDMGKYLSVWFDIVKQNPALVVEAYLKQTSLVWQINKPVDGYTNPYTIDVDPNEMGLETKPVSQTLYDGVEYLLETSRYHTEELFWRPAVFSILIIFFSLIASRKLGAVAWLPILPVLFNTATISVGLPAQDYRYLVSNAMVSIFFLLFASLYKKGKEPAYGVHASRK, encoded by the coding sequence ATGCTGCAATTCCGGAACTTTTTAATAAGTGTGGCTGCAGGATTTGCAGCCACTATTTCTGTATTAGCTGTTATGCAGGAAAGACAGGATACCTCCCTTTTGAAGTATGCTGTTCTTACTGTGATTAGCATTTGTTTCTTTTTTGCTTTCTTGACATTTCGCAGAGGGATTACACATGCGGTTCTGGAGCGTCGTTACATATTAGTTGGTATCATGATTCTCTCGGTGTTTACACTGATTAGCTTAATTGACTGGCCGCTGTTTCTGAATCGGCCTTGGTATGAGACAGTGATTATTGATTTCATTTCACTGGCAACAATTTTCTGTTTCTTTTCCTTTATCGCCTTTCTTTTATTGAAGGGCGGCTATGTATGGCAGCGGACAGAGGTAAGCAAGTGGACAATATTGTGGTATATGCTGCCGATGATTTTTGTCTGGATGTTTTACTTGCTTGCCTTCTTCCCAGGAAATATGAGTCCAGATTCCTTGAACCATTGGCGGCAAGTGGAGAACATGGAATTCAATAACTGGCATCCATTTGCTTATACAATGGTCATTCTTGTATTGACGCAAATTTGGGATTCACCAGCTGTTATTGTTATTTTCCAAATGCTGCTGTTGTCTTTTGTTTATTCATTTGGACTGTATTCTTTCCGCCAATATGGACTTGGTAAGAGAATCGCCTGGGTAGCCGCAATCCTTTGGGCAGTACTGCCAATCAACGGTATCTTCTCCACCATTCTCTGGAAAGATGTTGTTTATAGTACGTTTATCGTCTTCCTGACTATCTTTGTGATGAAGACTGTATTACAAGAAGGGAAAAATCTGCGCACCTGGAGCGGCATTGCTACTTTTACCATTGTGTTAGTAGGCATTGCGTTTTTCCGAAATAACGGATTGCCGATTGCCATTCTGACTGCAATTGGCATGCTAATCGCTTACCGTCACATTTGGAAGCAGCTGCTGACACCGCTTGTGCTCGTCTCTGCGCTTTATGTGATTGTGACGGGACCCGTGTTTACAGCTTATAACATTCAATCAGCCAATCCGAATGAATCCATGAGCATCCCAACACAGCAAATAGCTGCTGTTGTCTCTCAGGACGGAGAGCTGACAGAAGAACAGCTTGCTTACCTTGATACGATTTTGCCAATCAATGACTGGAATGCTTATAACCCGTATTTAACCGATCGAATTAAATTCCATGACAACTTTCATGAAGATGTCATTATAGAAGATATGGGGAAATATTTGTCTGTATGGTTTGATATTGTGAAGCAGAATCCCGCCTTGGTAGTAGAAGCTTATTTGAAACAAACGTCATTAGTATGGCAAATTAATAAGCCAGTTGACGGCTATACGAATCCTTACACAATTGACGTGGACCCGAATGAAATGGGTCTGGAAACGAAACCGGTCAGCCAAACATTGTACGATGGGGTAGAATATTTACTGGAGACATCTCGCTATCATACAGAAGAGCTGTTCTGGCGCCCAGCGGTATTCAGTATACTCATCATCTTTTTCAGCTTGATTGCTTCACGTAAATTAGGAGCAGTAGCTTGGCTGCCGATCTTACCAGTTCTCTTTAATACAGCGACAATCTCTGTCGGCTTGCCGGCACAGGATTACCGTTACCTTGTAAGCAATGCAATGGTAAGTATCTTCTTCCTGCTCTTTGCTAGTCTGTATAAGAAAGGAAAGGAGCCAGCTTATGGCGTACACGCATCCCGAAAGTAA